One Ranitomeya imitator isolate aRanImi1 chromosome 1, aRanImi1.pri, whole genome shotgun sequence DNA window includes the following coding sequences:
- the DPM3 gene encoding dolichol-phosphate mannosyltransferase subunit 3: MTKLVEWLLGLSLLCGVWVTLTFDLLGIAIPRACWEVVWPMPIYLLVVFGCFSLATVGYRVATFNDCEEAAHELQAQICEAKADLKRQGLRF, encoded by the coding sequence ATGACAAAGCTGGTGGAGTGGCTGCTGGGCCTGAGCCTTCTCTGTGGAGTCTGGGTGACCCTGACCTTTGATCTTTTGGGCATCGCTATTCCCAGGGCATGCTGGGAGGTTGTCTGGCCGATGCCCATCTACCTGCTGGTTGTGTTTGGGTGCTTCTCTTTGGCGACTGTTGGGTATCGCGTGGCCACCTTCAATGACTGCGAGGAAGCTGCCCACGAGCTGCAGGCTCAGATCTGTGAGGCCAAGGCTGACTTGAAGCGTCAAGGCTTGCGCTTTTAG
- the SLC50A1 gene encoding sugar transporter SWEET1 isoform X4, translating into MSRNLGWLYYGLLKKDWTLITVNSIGASLQSLYIVAFIVYTTDKRYPLSQVFLSLGVLILAYTYFYLWIPDVDTRLNQLGLFCSVFTISMYLSPMADLAQIIRSKSTKCLSFPLTVTTLLTSTSWVLYGLQRRDPYIMVPNFPGIVTSILRLWLFSKYPQAQALYRPLQA; encoded by the exons TAATCTGGGCTGGTTGTATTATGGCCTCCTGAAGAAGGACTGGACCCTGATCACGGTGAACTCCATCGGGGCTTCGCTGCAATCGCTCTACATCGTAGCCTTCATTGTCTACACCACTGATAAG CGTTACCCCCTGTCTCAAGTGTTCTTATCGCTGGGTGTCCTGATTTTGGCATACACATACTTCTACCTCTGGATTCCAGATGTGGACACACGCCTTAACCAGTTgggtctcttctgcagcgtcttcaccatcagcaTGTACCTCTCCCCGATGGCAGACCTG GCTCAGATCATTAGGAGTAAATCCACCAAGTGCCTGTCGTTCCCTCTGACAGTCACCACGCTGCTGACATCCACATCCTGGGTGCTGTACGGCCTGCAGCGCAGGGACCCCTACATCATG GTCCCCAACTTCCCTGGGATTGTGACGAGCATCCTGCGCCTTTGGCTGTTCAGCAAATACCCGCAGGCACAAGCATTGTACCGCCCCCTGCAGGCCTGA